A DNA window from Sulfitobacter sp. BSw21498 contains the following coding sequences:
- a CDS encoding AI-2E family transporter → MEHLPSIRRSLQLIVLISLFVTAYFAKDLILPIVLGFLLALTLSPVGRALNRVGVPHPVSAFLLVTATTLVIAAVVLLSAGTVAIWSDEIPQMGREIQIKLSGVSNAVETMRSASEEVQKLGTDSNTATAPQEVVVRQPGLLDTAMDTVSKTGASLAVILILALFLLGSGELFYLKLVQSMPTLTEKKRALHTVYAVEKRVSRYLLTIATINAVLGVLVGTYLTILGLPSAYIWGIAAFMLNFLPYIGGFAGVLLVAGFSLVTFDTVGYAMLAPIGYLTLTLLEGQIITPWLVGRRLEMNTVAVFLTVVFWGWLWGIPGALVAVPFLVVFKVVCENFEPLHTIGSFLSAEQVKPDDMRDQAVMSASE, encoded by the coding sequence TTGGAACATTTGCCTTCAATTCGGCGCTCGCTTCAGCTGATAGTTTTGATTTCTCTTTTCGTTACAGCCTATTTTGCTAAGGATCTGATACTTCCTATTGTTTTGGGATTTTTACTTGCCCTGACCCTATCGCCCGTCGGGCGTGCCCTAAATCGCGTCGGTGTGCCACATCCGGTGTCAGCATTTCTACTGGTGACCGCGACAACGCTGGTGATTGCGGCCGTGGTCCTCTTATCGGCTGGTACCGTCGCAATCTGGAGCGATGAAATCCCGCAAATGGGTCGCGAAATTCAGATAAAGCTCAGCGGAGTCAGCAATGCTGTTGAAACGATGCGCTCTGCATCCGAAGAAGTTCAGAAACTGGGAACAGACTCCAACACCGCTACCGCGCCGCAAGAGGTGGTCGTGCGCCAACCTGGTCTGCTTGATACTGCGATGGATACCGTAAGCAAGACCGGCGCTTCGCTGGCTGTGATCCTTATTCTGGCGCTGTTCCTTTTGGGGTCCGGAGAGCTCTTTTACCTAAAACTTGTACAGTCCATGCCGACGTTAACGGAAAAGAAACGCGCGTTGCATACAGTTTATGCAGTGGAAAAGCGGGTGTCTCGCTATTTGCTTACCATTGCTACAATCAACGCGGTCTTGGGGGTCCTCGTCGGCACCTACCTGACGATCTTAGGTCTGCCGTCCGCTTATATCTGGGGCATTGCGGCGTTCATGTTGAACTTCCTGCCCTATATTGGCGGGTTCGCGGGTGTCTTGCTGGTTGCTGGCTTCTCGCTTGTGACGTTTGATACCGTCGGTTATGCGATGCTCGCCCCGATCGGCTATTTGACCCTGACCCTGCTTGAAGGTCAGATCATCACCCCATGGCTGGTAGGCCGCCGGCTTGAGATGAACACGGTGGCCGTGTTCCTTACTGTGGTTTTCTGGGGGTGGTTATGGGGCATCCCCGGCGCGTTGGTCGCGGTGCCCTTTCTTGTGGTGTTCAAAGTGGTCTGCGAGAACTTTGAACCGCTTCATACCATCGGGAGCTTCCTGTCCGCAGAGCAGGTCAAACCCGATGATATGAGGGATCAAGCAGTGATGTCAGCCAGCGAGTGA
- a CDS encoding FecCD family ABC transporter permease has product MGRSAILALGLIGLVLGLFVVSLLIGPSTASVGDSMNALISGQGGPLAIVMREIRLPRALLGVLIGGALGLSGAAMQGYLRNPLADPGLIGVSGSAALGAVLAIQTGLAAIAALALPAMALGGALLGVLLVLLLAGPRGTSLALILAGIAISAFAAALTSLVLNLSPNPYAANEIVFWMMGSLADRSMTHVWIALPFLLGGGLLLGSLGRGLDALTLGEDAAEAMGINLLRLRLTVILGTAAVVGASTAVAGAIGFVGLVMPHLLRGFVGARPGALLWAATLGGAAMILASDILVRLVVPDRDLKLGVVTALVGAPLFLHLIYRTRKEGV; this is encoded by the coding sequence ATGGGGCGATCAGCTATCTTGGCGCTTGGTCTAATCGGGCTGGTGCTCGGGCTGTTTGTCGTATCTCTGCTGATAGGCCCGTCGACGGCATCGGTGGGCGATAGCATGAACGCACTGATATCGGGTCAGGGCGGCCCCTTGGCCATCGTCATGCGCGAAATCAGGCTTCCTCGTGCGCTTTTAGGGGTGTTGATCGGCGGTGCCTTGGGGCTTTCCGGTGCAGCGATGCAGGGCTACCTGCGTAATCCGTTGGCCGACCCGGGATTGATCGGCGTGTCGGGGTCGGCGGCTTTGGGCGCTGTGTTGGCGATTCAGACGGGGCTGGCGGCAATTGCCGCTTTGGCGCTGCCCGCGATGGCGCTTGGCGGTGCTTTATTGGGTGTACTGCTGGTATTACTACTGGCGGGCCCGCGGGGCACGTCACTGGCGCTGATCCTAGCTGGTATCGCGATATCCGCTTTTGCCGCAGCCTTGACGTCGTTGGTGTTGAACCTGTCGCCAAACCCTTATGCGGCGAATGAGATCGTGTTTTGGATGATGGGGTCGTTGGCGGACCGGTCGATGACCCACGTCTGGATTGCGCTGCCCTTCCTGCTGGGGGGCGGCCTTCTGCTGGGGTCTCTTGGGCGCGGGCTGGATGCGCTAACCTTAGGTGAAGATGCGGCAGAAGCGATGGGGATCAACCTTTTAAGGCTACGGCTGACTGTGATCCTTGGCACGGCGGCGGTCGTGGGCGCCTCTACCGCCGTTGCGGGAGCGATTGGATTTGTCGGGCTGGTCATGCCGCATCTACTGCGCGGATTTGTCGGTGCACGACCCGGGGCTTTGCTGTGGGCTGCGACGCTTGGGGGCGCGGCGATGATCCTCGCCTCCGATATTCTGGTCCGACTTGTGGTGCCGGACCGCGACCTCAAGCTCGGCGTTGTGACTGCATTGGTCGGCGCGCCGTTGTTCCTCCATCTTATATACCGCACGCGGAAGGAGGGGGTATGA
- a CDS encoding ABC transporter ATP-binding protein, with amino-acid sequence MTLLSLQNLSVRRGHKTVLSGVDLTLGEGEVVGLVGPNGAGKTTLMRAALGLIPADGQSSLAGLSARKRGQAVAWMPQSREIAWPVTVETVIRLGRTPHLRAGQKQRPEDQAAVDRAIEQMGLDRFRDRPATQLSGGEQARVLIARSLAQEAPLLIADEPTAGLDPAHQIAAMRSFTQAAAQGRGVLVSLHDLGLAARHCTRLVVLHNGKIAADGLPQDTLTPSTVKTVFGITAYSEITDKGFVFQALDLAS; translated from the coding sequence ATGACATTGCTTTCATTGCAAAACCTATCGGTCAGGAGGGGGCATAAGACGGTTTTATCCGGAGTTGACCTGACGCTCGGCGAAGGCGAGGTGGTGGGGTTGGTTGGCCCTAACGGCGCAGGCAAGACGACATTGATGCGCGCTGCATTGGGACTTATCCCCGCCGACGGGCAAAGCTCGCTCGCGGGGCTTTCCGCCCGGAAGCGGGGGCAGGCGGTCGCGTGGATGCCTCAATCGCGCGAAATTGCATGGCCGGTGACAGTCGAAACCGTCATCCGTTTGGGTCGCACACCCCATTTACGTGCGGGGCAAAAGCAGCGGCCAGAAGATCAGGCAGCGGTTGACCGCGCGATAGAGCAGATGGGCTTGGACCGGTTTCGTGATCGCCCCGCGACGCAGCTATCTGGCGGTGAACAAGCGCGGGTGCTGATCGCCCGTAGCCTTGCCCAAGAGGCCCCGCTGCTGATCGCGGATGAACCGACCGCGGGACTTGACCCGGCCCATCAAATTGCCGCAATGCGCAGCTTTACCCAAGCAGCAGCACAGGGGCGTGGTGTGTTGGTTTCGCTTCACGATCTAGGGCTGGCCGCACGGCATTGCACAAGGTTGGTCGTGCTGCACAACGGGAAAATCGCCGCGGATGGGCTGCCCCAAGACACGCTGACCCCGAGCACCGTAAAAACCGTCTTCGGCATTACAGCCTATAGCGAGATCACCGACAAAGGTTTTGTTTTTCAGGCGCTTGATCTGGCTTCTTAG
- a CDS encoding peptidoglycan-binding domain-containing protein: MVLATLSACGAPPEESDLPEPGVREATTNGPAGAAPGSCWGRTVSPAVIETVTEQVQVQPAQISSTGEIQSLPIYRTETRQKIVSPRVDNWFETPCTSALTPDVIATLQRALEARGFYGGAISSQLDDATRSAMRAYQVSTAGPDSPVLALATARSLGVIAVYIPGVDTKTEG; encoded by the coding sequence ATGGTTCTTGCAACGCTAAGCGCCTGTGGTGCCCCCCCCGAGGAATCAGACCTGCCCGAACCCGGCGTCCGCGAGGCGACGACGAACGGCCCTGCAGGGGCGGCACCGGGCAGCTGTTGGGGTCGGACCGTTTCACCAGCCGTGATCGAGACCGTGACGGAACAGGTACAAGTACAGCCGGCGCAAATCAGTTCCACCGGTGAAATCCAGTCACTGCCGATCTACCGCACGGAAACGCGCCAAAAGATTGTCAGCCCGCGGGTGGACAACTGGTTCGAAACCCCCTGCACCAGCGCACTTACGCCTGACGTGATCGCCACGCTGCAACGCGCGCTAGAGGCGCGGGGGTTCTATGGCGGGGCCATTTCATCGCAACTAGATGACGCGACCCGCAGCGCGATGCGGGCGTATCAAGTGAGCACCGCAGGCCCCGACAGCCCCGTGCTGGCGCTGGCGACAGCGCGGTCCTTGGGCGTGATTGCCGTGTATATCCCCGGCGTCGACACGAAGACCGAAGGCTAA
- a CDS encoding 2Fe-2S iron-sulfur cluster-binding protein, protein MAKITYVEHNGTEHVVDVANGLTVMEGARDNNIPGIEADCGGACACSTCHVYVDPDWVEKVPAKDDMEEDMLDFAFEPDPATSRLTCQIKVTDALDGLRVKMPEKQI, encoded by the coding sequence ATGGCCAAGATCACTTATGTAGAACACAATGGCACCGAACATGTCGTCGATGTGGCCAATGGCCTGACCGTCATGGAAGGGGCCCGCGACAACAATATCCCCGGGATCGAAGCCGACTGCGGCGGTGCATGCGCCTGTTCCACGTGCCATGTCTATGTGGACCCCGATTGGGTCGAAAAAGTCCCTGCGAAGGATGACATGGAAGAAGACATGCTCGACTTTGCGTTCGAGCCTGACCCCGCCACGTCGCGCCTGACCTGCCAGATCAAGGTGACCGACGCCTTGGACGGCTTGCGCGTCAAAATGCCCGAAAAGCAGATATGA
- a CDS encoding FG-GAP repeat domain-containing protein — protein sequence MMQMLARYTLSRLLPILVAGSISAVPVFADVIARASFGDPTTRYDHGVLGDAVEWGSLTFVLTDGTTRRVILPQSLVFEDTSPRLADLDGDGSPEVIVVESSQTQGARLAVYDASGRVAHTPHIGRKNRWLAPIGAADFTGNGRLEIAIVVTPHLSGSVQLLSYENSRLSVIATAEGYTNHRIGDAEIAGGIRTCGPQPELILAQMPWHRASSAQMVALHLNGTALSPHSFSAPFTAKNVAAAQACALNPR from the coding sequence ATGATGCAGATGTTGGCGCGATACACCCTGTCGCGCCTTCTGCCCATTCTGGTGGCGGGTTCCATCAGCGCGGTTCCTGTGTTTGCCGACGTGATAGCCCGCGCCAGTTTCGGCGACCCGACGACACGGTATGATCACGGTGTTTTGGGTGACGCGGTGGAATGGGGCAGCCTCACGTTCGTACTGACTGACGGCACCACACGGCGTGTCATCCTGCCACAATCTCTTGTATTCGAAGACACATCGCCTCGTCTTGCTGATCTAGACGGCGACGGCAGTCCCGAAGTTATCGTGGTCGAAAGCAGCCAAACCCAAGGCGCGCGGCTGGCGGTCTATGACGCATCGGGACGGGTTGCACACACACCCCATATCGGGCGCAAGAACCGGTGGTTGGCCCCAATCGGCGCGGCGGATTTTACTGGCAACGGACGGCTGGAGATTGCAATCGTCGTTACCCCGCATTTGTCAGGCTCCGTGCAACTGCTTTCCTACGAGAACAGCAGACTTAGCGTCATTGCGACGGCCGAGGGCTATACAAACCACCGCATAGGCGACGCAGAAATCGCAGGGGGGATCCGCACCTGTGGTCCGCAGCCCGAGTTGATCCTTGCCCAAATGCCATGGCACCGCGCATCGTCCGCACAGATGGTAGCCTTGCACCTAAATGGCACAGCACTCAGCCCGCATAGTTTTAGCGCACCCTTTACGGCTAAAAATGTGGCAGCCGCCCAAGCCTGCGCGCTTAACCCACGTTAG
- the purD gene encoding phosphoribosylamine--glycine ligase, with translation MNILILGSGGREHSLAWAVLQNPKCDKLIVAPGNAGIAAIADCATFDINDGAAVVGFVDENNIDFVIIGPEAPLAAGVGDDLRAAGVLVFGPSKAAATLEASKAFTKEICDAANAPTAAYGHFTDAASARAYLADHPAPIVIKADGLAAGKGVIIAETDDEALAAVDTMFDGTFGDAGAEVVIEEFMDGEEASFFVLCDGDTVLPIGTAQDHKRVGDGDTGPNTGGMGAYSPAPVLTDEIAERALAEIIRPTMAEMARRGTPYQGVLYAGLMIKDGAPRLVEYNARFGDPECQVLMMRLGAQAFDLMHAAAEGRLNEARVNWADDHAVTIVMAARGYPGIYDKGSVIKGLDALPEDSRNMVFHAGTATQDGVITAVGGRVLNVTARGDTLAEAQARAYEMVEAIDWPGGFYRRDIGWRALS, from the coding sequence ATGAACATCCTCATTCTGGGCAGCGGCGGGCGCGAACACAGTCTAGCCTGGGCCGTATTGCAAAACCCTAAATGCGACAAGCTGATCGTAGCACCGGGAAATGCCGGGATCGCCGCCATCGCAGACTGCGCCACTTTCGACATCAACGACGGCGCGGCAGTGGTCGGTTTTGTCGATGAAAACAACATTGATTTCGTCATTATCGGGCCAGAAGCCCCTCTTGCCGCAGGTGTGGGCGATGATCTGCGTGCTGCAGGCGTGCTGGTCTTTGGACCGTCGAAAGCAGCCGCGACGCTGGAAGCCTCCAAAGCCTTCACAAAAGAGATCTGCGACGCGGCAAACGCCCCCACCGCAGCCTATGGCCACTTTACCGACGCGGCTTCGGCGCGGGCCTATTTGGCCGACCACCCTGCCCCGATTGTGATAAAGGCCGATGGGCTTGCAGCGGGCAAAGGCGTCATCATCGCCGAAACCGATGACGAAGCCCTTGCCGCAGTCGATACAATGTTTGACGGCACATTTGGCGACGCGGGAGCCGAGGTGGTGATCGAGGAGTTCATGGACGGCGAAGAAGCGTCGTTTTTCGTGCTGTGCGACGGCGACACCGTGCTGCCCATCGGCACTGCGCAAGATCACAAACGTGTGGGCGACGGCGATACTGGGCCGAACACGGGCGGTATGGGTGCCTACTCCCCAGCACCCGTTTTGACCGACGAGATCGCCGAACGCGCTCTAGCGGAAATTATCCGCCCCACAATGGCCGAAATGGCCAGGCGTGGGACACCCTACCAAGGGGTGTTGTACGCGGGGTTGATGATCAAGGATGGTGCACCGAGATTGGTAGAATATAACGCCCGCTTCGGCGACCCAGAATGTCAGGTACTGATGATGCGCCTAGGTGCGCAGGCCTTTGATCTAATGCACGCCGCCGCCGAAGGCCGCCTGAACGAGGCACGCGTGAACTGGGCCGACGATCACGCCGTCACCATTGTCATGGCCGCCCGAGGCTATCCCGGAATTTATGATAAAGGCAGCGTTATCAAAGGGCTGGATGCTCTACCCGAAGACAGCCGCAACATGGTGTTTCACGCCGGCACAGCCACGCAAGACGGTGTCATTACGGCTGTCGGCGGGCGGGTTCTGAATGTCACGGCACGGGGCGACACCTTGGCCGAGGCCCAAGCGCGTGCCTATGAAATGGTCGAGGCGATCGACTGGCCGGGCGGGTTCTATCGCCGTGATATTGGCTGGCGCGCGTTGTCCTGA
- the xseA gene encoding exodeoxyribonuclease VII large subunit encodes MDLIDDPREGENSPEFTVTELSGAIKRVIEGEFGHVRIRGEVGRVSRPRSGHIYLDLKDDSSVISGVIWKGVSARLETQPEEGMEVIATGRITTFGGQSKYQIVIEDIKPAGMGALMALLEKRKAALAAEGLFAPERKRPLPYLPEVIGVVTSPSGAVIRDILHRLRDRFPRKVLIWPVAVQGAKCAPEVARAIEGFNALTPGGALPRPDLLIVARGGGSVEDLWGFNEEIVARAAAASDIPLISAVGHETDTTLIDFVSDMRAPTPTAAAELAVPVRHELVALLDGQEARMTQALSQGLSRRDQRLRDMARALPRPDSLLDGPRQRLDMRGARLGPALTAGVQKRKVHLSDISGALRPATLRRTLQAEQRRLAALTERFRPEALGREQKRRLEGLVARFRPDALVQDRKRKEEAFQSLAQRISDAGQRQTQGWHKQLAGLDRVHETLSYKSTLARGYAVVRGDGGVVTTKQAAQDASALEIEFVDGTMKIGGGAAPKKATKKPPEQGSLF; translated from the coding sequence ATGGATCTGATCGACGACCCGCGCGAGGGGGAGAACAGCCCCGAATTCACCGTAACCGAGCTTTCGGGTGCGATTAAACGCGTGATCGAGGGCGAATTTGGCCATGTGCGGATTCGCGGTGAGGTGGGCCGCGTCAGCCGCCCGCGGTCGGGGCATATCTATCTGGACCTCAAAGATGACAGTTCGGTTATTTCCGGCGTGATCTGGAAAGGGGTTTCGGCCCGCCTTGAGACCCAGCCCGAAGAGGGCATGGAGGTGATCGCAACAGGCCGCATCACCACGTTCGGCGGGCAGTCGAAGTACCAGATTGTGATCGAGGATATTAAACCGGCGGGCATGGGCGCGCTGATGGCATTGCTGGAAAAACGCAAGGCAGCGCTGGCGGCAGAGGGGCTGTTTGCCCCTGAACGCAAACGCCCGCTACCCTATCTTCCAGAGGTGATCGGGGTGGTAACGTCGCCCTCGGGTGCGGTGATCCGCGACATTTTACACCGTCTGCGCGACCGGTTTCCGCGCAAGGTGTTGATCTGGCCCGTGGCCGTACAAGGGGCGAAATGCGCCCCCGAGGTCGCCCGCGCCATTGAGGGTTTCAACGCGCTAACCCCAGGCGGGGCGTTGCCGCGTCCCGACCTCTTGATCGTGGCGCGTGGGGGCGGCTCGGTCGAGGATCTATGGGGTTTCAACGAAGAGATCGTCGCGCGGGCGGCTGCTGCGTCGGATATCCCGCTGATCTCTGCGGTCGGGCATGAAACTGATACAACGCTGATCGACTTTGTCTCTGACATGCGGGCGCCGACGCCCACGGCTGCGGCCGAGCTGGCCGTGCCCGTGCGGCACGAGCTTGTCGCCTTGCTGGACGGGCAAGAGGCGCGGATGACCCAAGCGCTGAGCCAGGGTCTTTCTCGTCGCGATCAGCGTCTGCGCGACATGGCGCGCGCGTTGCCGCGCCCTGACAGTCTGCTTGATGGCCCGCGTCAGCGGCTGGATATGCGCGGCGCACGTTTGGGGCCCGCGCTGACCGCCGGCGTTCAAAAACGCAAAGTGCATTTATCTGATATCTCCGGCGCGCTGCGTCCAGCGACCCTGAGGCGTACCCTTCAGGCAGAGCAACGCAGGCTGGCCGCCCTGACCGAACGCTTCCGCCCCGAGGCCTTGGGGCGTGAGCAAAAGCGCCGTCTTGAGGGATTGGTCGCCCGCTTTCGCCCCGATGCGCTGGTACAGGACCGAAAGAGAAAAGAGGAAGCCTTTCAATCACTTGCTCAGCGAATTTCAGATGCGGGGCAGCGCCAGACCCAAGGGTGGCACAAGCAGCTGGCCGGCCTTGACCGTGTGCACGAAACGTTAAGTTATAAGTCCACCCTTGCACGTGGTTATGCCGTGGTACGGGGCGACGGCGGTGTTGTGACCACCAAACAAGCGGCACAGGATGCGTCAGCGCTTGAGATCGAATTTGTCGATGGCACCATGAAAATCGGCGGTGGTGCCGCACCCAAAAAGGCAACCAAGAAACCGCCAGAGCAAGGCAGCCTGTTTTAA
- a CDS encoding alkane 1-monooxygenase, translating to MFWYSIASLTPAILLIVACLRGGPWPLFAVFSITVVVFFLDRLSRRLPTLAHTGRALSLMLAAVHFILLPLGVWALADSPILSTTDKVLIYIGLGLFFGQISNSNAHELIHASTKWPRRIGTAIYCSLLHGHHVSAHLRVHHIHVATDSDPNSARLSEGFYAYALRALRGEFMAGLHADSRQRRGKRHVLTHPYVVYILGAIFTLAASLALAGWRGVVAMLAVAAYAQLQLLLSDYVQHYGLRRTVKEDGKTEPVGPQHSWNAPAWYSSAMMLNAPRHSDHHMRPLRAFPALDLIPGTMPMLPRSLPVMAVLALVPPLWRRVMDRRVARWLPLSDQD from the coding sequence ATGTTCTGGTATAGCATCGCCAGCCTGACCCCAGCGATACTTTTGATCGTCGCCTGTCTGCGGGGTGGTCCCTGGCCGCTATTCGCCGTGTTTTCGATCACTGTGGTGGTGTTCTTCCTCGACCGGCTGTCGCGCAGACTGCCAACGCTGGCCCATACAGGTCGCGCGCTCAGCCTAATGCTTGCAGCGGTGCATTTCATCCTTTTACCGCTTGGCGTTTGGGCGCTGGCGGACAGCCCCATTTTGAGTACGACGGACAAGGTACTGATCTATATCGGGCTTGGTCTGTTCTTCGGCCAGATCTCGAACTCCAACGCGCATGAACTGATCCACGCCTCGACGAAATGGCCCAGACGGATCGGCACCGCGATCTATTGCAGCTTGCTGCATGGGCATCACGTCTCTGCCCATCTGCGCGTACATCACATCCATGTAGCAACGGACAGCGATCCCAATTCGGCCAGATTGAGCGAAGGATTCTATGCCTATGCCCTGCGTGCACTGCGCGGGGAGTTCATGGCCGGCTTACATGCCGATAGCCGCCAACGGCGCGGCAAGCGGCATGTGCTGACACACCCTTATGTCGTATATATCTTGGGGGCGATATTTACGCTCGCCGCCAGCCTTGCGCTGGCCGGCTGGCGCGGGGTCGTCGCGATGCTGGCCGTAGCGGCCTACGCCCAGCTGCAACTGCTGCTGTCTGACTATGTGCAGCACTATGGCCTGCGTCGCACCGTCAAAGAGGATGGCAAAACCGAACCCGTGGGACCGCAGCACAGCTGGAATGCGCCCGCATGGTATTCCTCGGCGATGATGTTGAACGCGCCGCGCCATTCCGACCACCATATGCGGCCCTTGCGCGCTTTCCCGGCACTCGACCTGATACCGGGCACCATGCCTATGCTTCCGCGATCCCTGCCGGTGATGGCCGTTCTAGCCCTTGTACCACCGCTTTGGCGTCGGGTGATGGACCGCCGCGTGGCCCGCTGGCTGCCCCTAAGCGATCAAGACTAG
- a CDS encoding NAD(P)H-dependent oxidoreductase subunit E, giving the protein MALDDHDTADANAPRKGVWKSGKGKGRSHPKGRQLQDGPWEDVRALLEDKPRRADLLIEYLHLIQDKYGHLSAAHLRALAEEMRMSMAEVYEVATFYAHFDVVKEGETPPPALTIRVCDSLSCELAGAQALKAALEDGLDASAVRVVRAPCMGRCDTAPALEIGHNFVDHATLDKVKQVIVAGDTHVHVPDYEGFDAYTAGGGYDTLKKLHRDGDWEAVQESLLGAGLRGLGGAGFPSGKKWGFVRDNAGPRYLAVNGDEGEPGTFKDRWYLERVPHLFLEGMLIAAWAVEAEKVFLYMRDEYPQVLALLRREITALEDAGIVAAGYIDLRRGAGAYICGEESAMIESIEGKRGLPRHRPPYVAQVGIFGRPTLVHNVETLHWVARICREGPQVLNSTEKNGRKGLRSYSVSGRVAKPGMYELPAGSTITDVIEAAGGMADGHRFKAYQPGGPSSGLLPASMNDIPLDFDTLQPHGSFIGSASVVVLSDRDSAKGAALNMLRFFEDESCGQCTPCRVGCEKAVKLMQADRWDKPLLEELSTAMVDASICGLGQAAPNPIRMVIKHFPDEV; this is encoded by the coding sequence ATGGCGTTGGATGATCACGATACGGCGGATGCAAACGCGCCGCGAAAAGGCGTCTGGAAATCCGGTAAGGGGAAGGGGCGCAGCCACCCCAAGGGGCGTCAGTTGCAGGATGGCCCATGGGAAGACGTCCGCGCCTTGCTGGAGGACAAGCCCCGTCGTGCAGACCTGCTGATTGAATATTTGCATCTTATTCAAGATAAATACGGGCATCTTTCTGCCGCGCATTTGCGGGCTTTGGCCGAAGAAATGCGCATGAGCATGGCGGAAGTTTACGAAGTCGCAACTTTTTATGCCCACTTTGACGTGGTGAAGGAGGGGGAAACACCACCGCCCGCGCTCACCATACGGGTCTGCGATTCGCTATCATGCGAACTCGCCGGGGCGCAGGCGCTGAAGGCCGCGCTAGAGGATGGGTTGGATGCGTCAGCGGTACGTGTCGTACGCGCGCCTTGTATGGGGCGTTGCGATACCGCGCCGGCGCTCGAGATCGGGCATAACTTTGTCGATCACGCGACGTTGGACAAGGTGAAACAGGTTATCGTGGCAGGCGATACCCATGTGCATGTGCCTGACTACGAAGGCTTTGACGCTTATACCGCCGGCGGGGGGTATGACACGCTCAAGAAACTGCATCGTGATGGCGATTGGGAGGCAGTCCAAGAAAGCCTGTTGGGGGCCGGTTTGCGCGGGCTTGGTGGTGCCGGTTTCCCATCCGGTAAGAAATGGGGTTTTGTCCGTGACAACGCTGGACCACGCTACTTGGCCGTCAACGGCGACGAAGGCGAGCCGGGCACATTCAAAGACCGCTGGTATCTGGAACGGGTACCGCATCTGTTCCTCGAAGGGATGCTGATCGCCGCCTGGGCCGTCGAGGCAGAAAAAGTGTTCTTATACATGCGGGACGAATATCCGCAGGTGCTTGCGCTGCTTCGCAGGGAAATTACGGCGCTGGAGGATGCTGGGATTGTCGCTGCGGGATATATCGACCTGCGGCGTGGCGCGGGGGCTTATATCTGCGGTGAAGAATCCGCCATGATCGAAAGCATCGAAGGCAAGCGCGGGCTGCCGCGTCATCGTCCGCCCTATGTGGCGCAAGTGGGCATTTTCGGTCGCCCGACATTGGTGCACAATGTCGAAACACTGCATTGGGTGGCACGTATTTGTCGCGAAGGGCCCCAGGTGCTGAACAGCACGGAAAAGAATGGGCGCAAGGGGCTGCGCAGCTATTCAGTGTCGGGCCGCGTGGCAAAACCTGGTATGTATGAACTGCCCGCTGGCTCAACCATCACGGATGTGATCGAAGCTGCCGGTGGCATGGCCGACGGGCATCGGTTCAAGGCCTACCAGCCGGGCGGCCCGTCATCGGGGCTGCTTCCCGCCTCTATGAATGACATCCCACTCGACTTTGATACGTTGCAGCCGCATGGGTCGTTCATTGGGTCCGCCTCAGTCGTGGTGCTGTCGGACCGTGACAGTGCAAAAGGTGCTGCGTTGAACATGCTGCGCTTTTTCGAGGATGAAAGCTGCGGTCAATGCACGCCCTGTCGCGTTGGCTGCGAAAAAGCGGTGAAGCTAATGCAGGCAGATCGATGGGATAAGCCGCTGCTTGAGGAATTGTCGACCGCCATGGTCGACGCGTCCATCTGCGGTCTGGGGCAGGCCGCGCCGAACCCGATCCGCATGGTTATCAAACACTTTCCCGACGAGGTTTGA